One window from the genome of Bdellovibrio sp. NC01 encodes:
- a CDS encoding protein-disulfide reductase DsbD, giving the protein MKAICNILILMLFVVLAGPRSWAQANPNDTDPMIATAKVVPYEWNPGQGGSIEIKMKLPPEYHAYEDKFSIVILEPDGFKVAPLSVEPITTWFDKFSKKDRRGMKGEATLSARLEAPDRFLKRHDKMKLELIYQACSDQFCLFPTTKMIEVPIVTPMVEGEAALSTPSPTSGEASAGSFFDTHNFNKYLGSSIFAGLLFVFLAGVFTSFTPCIFPMIPITLAVLGNHSENKTRLQNFITSLVYVHGIATTYSVLGLVAASSGSVFGASLGNPYVLGVVCVIFLAMALSMYGLYDLQVPAVIRNKLANGKFGNGLGGAYLTGLFAGIVASPCVGPVLVAILTYVASTQNKLIGFLFLFTYAMGLGLIFIALGLSNQLVKALPRSGVWMNAFKFILGSLMLSAFYYYLNLLLPDRAFDGALGIGLVIVASVYGAFLNVKGKGPTSMVQKGLMQATLIVGIGYLCLSVFDLRPYIRGRIMADNSINQIKEMNWQPYSDEALAQATKDRKPVIIDFWAEWCAACHELAEQTFTDVRVRAMGGNYTLLKFDATKDSDQLRALKKRYNIQGLPTVIFINPNGVWIDALTLTQFEKADAFLVRMEKGSK; this is encoded by the coding sequence ATGAAAGCTATCTGCAATATCCTTATATTGATGCTGTTCGTTGTCCTTGCAGGTCCTAGGTCTTGGGCGCAAGCCAATCCTAATGACACGGATCCAATGATCGCGACTGCGAAAGTTGTTCCGTACGAATGGAATCCAGGCCAAGGTGGCTCGATCGAAATCAAAATGAAATTACCTCCAGAATATCACGCCTACGAAGACAAATTCAGCATCGTGATTCTTGAGCCGGATGGTTTCAAAGTAGCGCCACTGAGTGTGGAACCGATCACAACTTGGTTTGATAAGTTTTCGAAAAAAGATCGTCGCGGTATGAAAGGCGAAGCAACTCTGTCTGCCCGCCTGGAAGCTCCGGATCGTTTTTTAAAACGTCACGACAAAATGAAATTAGAATTGATCTATCAAGCTTGTAGCGATCAGTTCTGTTTATTCCCCACAACAAAAATGATCGAAGTCCCGATTGTGACTCCGATGGTGGAAGGTGAAGCGGCGTTATCGACACCATCACCAACTTCGGGTGAAGCAAGCGCCGGCAGTTTCTTTGATACTCACAATTTCAACAAGTACTTGGGTTCAAGTATTTTTGCGGGATTGTTGTTCGTCTTCCTTGCCGGAGTTTTCACAAGCTTCACTCCGTGCATCTTCCCGATGATTCCGATCACGCTTGCCGTATTGGGAAATCATTCAGAAAACAAAACACGTTTGCAAAACTTCATCACAAGTTTGGTTTACGTTCATGGTATCGCAACGACCTATTCGGTTTTAGGTTTGGTCGCGGCTTCAAGCGGTAGCGTTTTTGGAGCAAGCCTTGGCAATCCATATGTTTTGGGTGTTGTGTGCGTGATCTTCTTGGCCATGGCTTTGAGCATGTACGGCCTTTATGATTTGCAAGTTCCTGCGGTGATTCGCAACAAGCTTGCGAATGGTAAATTTGGTAACGGCCTTGGTGGCGCTTACTTAACTGGTTTGTTCGCGGGTATCGTTGCAAGTCCGTGTGTGGGCCCGGTGTTAGTTGCGATTCTGACTTACGTTGCTTCGACCCAAAACAAATTGATCGGTTTCTTATTCTTATTCACGTACGCGATGGGTTTAGGTTTGATCTTCATCGCTTTGGGTTTGTCGAATCAGTTGGTGAAAGCGTTGCCACGTTCAGGCGTTTGGATGAATGCATTTAAGTTCATCTTAGGCTCATTGATGCTTTCAGCATTCTATTACTATTTGAATTTACTTTTGCCAGATCGCGCATTCGACGGCGCTTTGGGTATTGGTCTTGTGATTGTCGCAAGCGTTTACGGTGCTTTCTTAAACGTGAAAGGCAAAGGACCGACAAGCATGGTGCAAAAAGGCCTGATGCAAGCAACCCTGATCGTGGGTATCGGTTACTTGTGCCTTTCTGTGTTTGATCTGCGCCCTTACATCCGCGGCAGAATCATGGCTGATAACTCTATCAACCAAATTAAAGAAATGAATTGGCAGCCTTATTCCGACGAGGCGTTAGCACAAGCAACCAAAGATCGCAAACCCGTGATCATCGATTTCTGGGCCGAGTGGTGTGCCGCTTGTCACGAGTTGGCTGAACAAACCTTCACGGACGTACGTGTGCGCGCCATGGGCGGCAATTACACGTTGTTGAAATTCGATGCGACCAAAGACAGTGATCAATTGCGTGCTTTGAAAAAGCGTTACAACATCCAAGGTTTGCCGACTGTGATTTTCATTAATCCAAACGGTGTGTGGATTGATGCGTTGACGCTGACTCAGTTTGAAAAAGCCGATGCGTTCTTAGTGCGTATGGAAAAAGGTTCGAAATAA
- a CDS encoding methyl-accepting chemotaxis protein yields the protein MSFLGKQTAGLKGRLLSIAILPLIALALTTGIAFKGFSSIGNLLNESYEVYVPNIRLLGQINLNRANIGYFAFAALANKEDEANRKVFVGLLDRSVKDYKAAVEEYLKQSYIPGEEEAFKKMKEHYPKYLEYTAQVREALLHGTPADYQFVVSTIDKGGPWQVLQIEVDTTITDIYGKYTEISKKNNEFQKGERSRNATLILAVAVGASITLILVIFLIANRVAGSVGTVVHNLSDIGEHVTGSINQLSAAGQALSTASTEAAASLEETVASLEELTSMVNRNSENAKEASNLADESSTVANEGESEIKSLIESMHAISQDSKKIEEIISVIDDIAFQTNLLALNAAVEAARAGEQGKGFAVVAEAVRALAQRSASAAKEISDLIKASVSRTNVGRESADRSGQVLGRIVNSINKVATLNKEISQASYEQTQGIQQISKAMNHLDQASQSNAASSEEIAATSTEIDRRAVEMKQQMDILSHTVLGAS from the coding sequence ATGAGCTTTTTAGGAAAACAGACAGCAGGTTTAAAAGGTCGTCTTCTAAGTATTGCTATTTTGCCGTTAATCGCCTTGGCATTAACGACGGGTATCGCATTTAAAGGGTTTTCTTCCATCGGAAATTTGTTGAACGAGTCTTATGAAGTCTATGTTCCGAATATTCGCTTGCTTGGGCAGATCAACTTAAACCGCGCGAACATCGGTTATTTTGCCTTCGCGGCATTAGCAAATAAAGAAGATGAAGCCAATCGCAAAGTCTTTGTGGGTTTGTTAGATCGTTCAGTCAAAGATTATAAAGCCGCGGTGGAAGAGTATTTGAAACAAAGCTACATTCCTGGCGAAGAAGAAGCTTTCAAAAAAATGAAAGAGCATTATCCAAAGTATTTGGAATACACAGCGCAAGTACGTGAAGCGTTGTTGCATGGAACACCGGCGGATTATCAATTCGTTGTTAGCACGATTGATAAAGGCGGTCCGTGGCAGGTTCTGCAAATTGAAGTCGATACAACCATTACTGATATCTACGGCAAATACACCGAAATCAGCAAAAAAAATAATGAATTTCAAAAAGGTGAACGCTCACGCAACGCTACTTTGATTTTGGCGGTCGCGGTTGGCGCATCAATCACGTTGATTCTTGTGATCTTCTTAATCGCAAATCGTGTGGCTGGTTCGGTGGGCACTGTTGTTCATAATCTTTCCGATATCGGAGAGCATGTAACGGGTTCTATCAATCAATTGTCGGCAGCAGGGCAGGCTTTATCAACGGCATCAACAGAAGCAGCCGCTTCGTTGGAAGAAACTGTGGCATCCTTGGAAGAATTAACTTCCATGGTGAATCGCAATTCTGAAAATGCGAAAGAGGCTTCGAATCTTGCTGATGAATCTTCGACGGTTGCGAATGAAGGTGAATCAGAAATCAAATCTTTGATTGAATCGATGCATGCGATTTCCCAGGACTCGAAAAAAATTGAAGAGATCATTAGCGTTATCGACGATATCGCTTTCCAAACAAATTTATTGGCGCTAAACGCGGCGGTCGAGGCCGCCCGTGCTGGAGAGCAAGGCAAAGGCTTTGCTGTCGTTGCAGAAGCTGTGCGTGCCTTAGCGCAAAGATCGGCGTCAGCTGCTAAAGAGATTTCAGATTTAATTAAAGCCAGCGTTTCAAGGACGAATGTGGGTCGCGAATCAGCGGATCGCTCTGGACAAGTGTTGGGACGAATTGTGAATTCGATCAATAAGGTCGCAACTTTGAATAAAGAAATTTCGCAGGCAAGCTATGAACAAACTCAAGGTATTCAGCAAATCAGTAAAGCGATGAATCACTTAGATCAGGCATCGCAATCGAACGCCGCTTCTTCTGAAGAAATTGCTGCGACATCGACGGAAATCGACCGTCGTGCGGTTGAAATGAAACAACAAATGGACATCTTAAGTCATACGGTCTTAGGGGCGTCATAA
- a CDS encoding DUF5020 family protein: protein MLKKNLAISLFALISSPLLSHAADWQETNIQFLHGSDYRTFDDKSVSQMIVTLEHVDSWAYGSNYFFIDISNPDSDANASYYGEFSPAFSLSKMGLIEKPQGVLRDVAIQGNWEMPQGPAKRAVLGGLTFEWNIGFDYFATQFLYRDSFGGDGHTGQLTLVWLKKFGTEAWPFEFSGFLDWAGQEGDISDNLQTQPSLLYDASRRSSGKIPLKVGVEWQYWQNKYGIKGLTESLPQAKLVWIF, encoded by the coding sequence ATGTTAAAAAAAAATCTCGCAATCTCTTTATTCGCCCTGATCTCATCACCTTTATTGTCCCATGCAGCGGACTGGCAAGAAACGAATATTCAGTTTCTACATGGCTCTGATTATCGGACGTTTGACGATAAATCCGTTTCGCAAATGATTGTCACCCTAGAACACGTCGACTCGTGGGCTTACGGCAGTAACTACTTTTTTATAGATATCTCGAATCCAGATTCTGATGCCAATGCCTCTTATTATGGAGAGTTTTCTCCGGCATTCAGTCTTAGCAAAATGGGTTTGATCGAAAAACCTCAAGGTGTTCTTCGTGACGTTGCGATTCAAGGAAACTGGGAAATGCCGCAAGGTCCGGCGAAACGTGCGGTGCTGGGTGGTCTGACTTTCGAGTGGAATATTGGCTTTGATTATTTTGCGACACAATTTCTTTATCGCGATTCATTCGGTGGTGACGGTCACACCGGTCAGTTGACGTTAGTGTGGTTGAAAAAATTTGGTACTGAGGCGTGGCCCTTTGAATTTTCTGGATTCTTGGACTGGGCAGGGCAAGAGGGCGACATTTCCGACAATCTACAGACACAACCTTCGTTGCTTTACGATGCCTCAAGAAGATCTTCTGGCAAGATTCCTTTGAAGGTCGGCGTCGAGTGGCAGTACTGGCAAAACAAATATGGCATCAAAGGTTTAACGGAAAGCTTGCCCCAAGCAAAACTAGTTTGGATTTTTTAA
- a CDS encoding pseudouridine synthase, which translates to MSEDSSTQRVRLNKLIADSGLASRRHADRMIEEGLVTVNGKRVYELGVKVDPTHDKIMVDGKPLRKPLTQKLFLVFNKPTGVLTTMEDPEGRPTVAEYLAKVPGRVFPVGRLDWDSEGMLLLTNDGDYANKVMHPKAEVTKTYLVKLDGQPQPHQLEKLRKGVTIIGGKVSAKHIEKIKKTGDNKSDKYEWLKIVITEGKNRQIRQMFAKIGFDVLRLQRVAIGRLRMGALKAGELVYINDVAANRVFLADDPDDLKKKKDSYKGRAGEQGPAAKRKAAKLNSRGKPKLTGTKAQRAYKAKAASASAKK; encoded by the coding sequence ATGTCTGAAGATAGCTCCACTCAAAGAGTTCGACTTAACAAATTAATCGCTGATAGCGGCTTGGCTTCTCGCCGTCATGCAGACCGCATGATCGAAGAAGGCCTTGTTACTGTAAACGGCAAACGCGTTTACGAGTTGGGTGTTAAAGTCGATCCTACTCACGACAAAATCATGGTTGATGGTAAACCTTTGCGCAAACCTCTTACGCAAAAGCTCTTCCTTGTTTTCAATAAACCAACTGGCGTTCTAACAACGATGGAAGATCCTGAAGGTCGTCCAACTGTTGCCGAATATCTTGCGAAAGTTCCTGGTCGCGTATTCCCTGTGGGTCGTCTGGACTGGGATTCTGAAGGCATGCTTCTTTTGACGAACGATGGTGATTACGCCAACAAAGTGATGCATCCAAAAGCAGAAGTTACGAAAACGTACCTTGTGAAGTTGGACGGCCAACCGCAACCACACCAACTTGAGAAATTGCGTAAAGGTGTAACAATCATTGGTGGTAAAGTTTCTGCGAAACACATCGAGAAAATCAAAAAAACTGGCGACAATAAATCTGATAAATACGAATGGCTGAAAATCGTGATCACAGAGGGTAAAAACCGTCAGATCCGTCAGATGTTCGCAAAAATCGGTTTCGACGTTTTAAGACTTCAACGTGTGGCGATCGGTCGCCTGCGTATGGGTGCTTTGAAAGCTGGCGAATTGGTTTACATCAATGACGTTGCTGCAAATCGCGTTTTCTTGGCTGATGATCCAGATGACTTGAAAAAGAAAAAGGATTCATACAAGGGTCGCGCTGGCGAGCAAGGACCTGCAGCGAAAAGAAAAGCTGCTAAATTGAATTCTCGTGGAAAACCAAAATTGACTGGCACAAAAGCGCAACGTGCTTACAAAGCTAAAGCGGCTTCCGCTTCTGCAAAAAAATAA